From one Streptomyces sp. CA-210063 genomic stretch:
- a CDS encoding carboxylate-amine ligase yields the protein MTVRVGVEEEFHVLDAESGRLVPSAGAVLGRLRGCEFKPELQRSAVEWNSRVHASLDSLHADLAGARRRLDAAASPLGLAVVAAGTVPFARLTPGDATAGSRYRHMVEEYRQVADEHLVCSAQVHVDVPDRDTAVRIMCAVSPWLPPLLALSASSPFWLGTDTGYASWRTMLWQRWPTSGPVGCFARAADYDAAVEDLISSGVISDRGMIYYDVRPSDHQQTLELRICDACPRIETVVLVAGLFRALVEEARVRLERPGRGCDGRHEWFRAAVWRAARAGLEGTLVDPVDRLAAPAPTVLRAMLRRLRPTLEAFGDWDAVRVLMEEALARGSAAHRLRGVAESQGLLACVETMVAETRGEHGRSPAQGAVRRPVAAGTPAPYAVETVGG from the coding sequence GTGACCGTTCGTGTAGGCGTAGAGGAAGAATTCCATGTTCTGGACGCGGAGAGCGGGCGGCTCGTCCCGAGCGCCGGTGCGGTTCTCGGTCGGCTGCGCGGCTGCGAGTTCAAGCCCGAGCTGCAGCGGTCGGCCGTGGAGTGGAACAGCCGGGTGCACGCCTCGCTGGACTCCCTGCACGCCGATCTGGCCGGGGCACGGCGGCGGCTGGACGCGGCGGCCTCCCCGCTCGGGCTGGCCGTCGTCGCGGCCGGGACCGTGCCGTTCGCGCGGCTCACGCCCGGTGACGCCACCGCCGGTTCCCGCTACCGGCACATGGTCGAGGAATACCGACAGGTCGCCGACGAGCATCTCGTGTGCAGCGCGCAGGTCCATGTCGACGTTCCCGATCGTGACACGGCCGTCCGGATCATGTGCGCCGTCTCGCCGTGGCTGCCCCCGCTGCTGGCTCTGTCCGCCAGCTCACCGTTCTGGCTCGGCACGGACACCGGATACGCCAGCTGGCGCACCATGCTGTGGCAGCGCTGGCCCACCTCGGGGCCGGTCGGCTGCTTCGCCCGAGCCGCCGACTACGACGCCGCGGTCGAGGATCTGATCAGCTCCGGCGTGATCAGCGACCGGGGCATGATCTATTACGACGTACGGCCGTCCGACCACCAGCAGACCCTGGAGCTGCGCATCTGCGACGCCTGCCCGCGCATCGAGACGGTCGTGCTCGTCGCCGGGCTGTTCCGCGCTCTGGTCGAGGAGGCGCGGGTCCGGCTGGAGCGGCCGGGGCGGGGTTGTGACGGCAGGCACGAATGGTTCCGGGCGGCGGTCTGGCGGGCGGCCCGCGCGGGTCTTGAGGGCACCCTCGTCGACCCGGTCGACCGTCTCGCCGCGCCCGCTCCCACCGTCCTGCGCGCCATGCTCCGGCGGCTGCGCCCGACCTTGGAAGCCTTCGGCGACTGGGACGCCGTACGCGTACTGATGGAAGAGGCGCTGGCTCGGGGCAGCGCGGCCCACCGCCTGCGCGGGGTCGCCGAGTCGCAGGGCCTGCTCGCCTGCGTCGAGACGATGGTCGCCGAGACCCGTGGCGAGCACGGGCGGAGCCCCGCCCAAGGAGCCGTGCGCCGACCCGTCGCTGCGGGGACCCCGGCGCCGTACGCGGTGGAAACCGTCGGCGGCTGA
- a CDS encoding aminotransferase class I/II-fold pyridoxal phosphate-dependent enzyme, with protein MDHSRVPVLEALQEFRRRGDVAYGPPGHKQGRGVDPRVAEILGADVFRSDVLSLNGLDDRRQSRGVLNEAQELMADAVGAEQAFFSTCGSSLSVKTAMLAVAGPGEKLLLSRNAHKSVIAAVVVNGVEPIWVHPEFDTERHLAHPPEPDDVRRRLREHPDAKGMLLITPVDWGTCADVRGVARVCHEFGVPLLVDEAWGAHLPFHPGLPAWGMDAEADLVVTSVHKMGGAIEQSSVFHLQYDRVSPEVLKQREDLLGTTSASTLVYASLDGWRRQMVEQGHELLDAALHRAERIRTAAGDLPGLRPMGREVVEEGLAADFDPLKIVIDVRELGISGMQAAEWLRVERHVDVGGSDTCRISASITHADDDETEKILLDALNALVDGADSIERQSAVHLPEPSDLELEQAMVPREAFFAEVEHVPAERAAGRIAAEMISPYPPGVPAIAPGEVITDAVLDHLRSGAEHGVLIPDAADSSIRTLRVVARH; from the coding sequence ATGGACCACTCACGTGTGCCCGTGCTGGAGGCATTGCAGGAGTTCCGGCGGCGCGGAGACGTGGCGTACGGCCCGCCGGGCCACAAACAGGGCCGTGGCGTGGACCCACGGGTGGCGGAGATCCTCGGGGCTGATGTGTTCCGCTCGGACGTCCTCTCGCTCAACGGCCTCGACGACCGCCGGCAGTCCCGGGGCGTCCTGAACGAGGCCCAGGAGCTGATGGCCGACGCGGTCGGCGCCGAGCAGGCGTTCTTCTCCACGTGCGGGAGTTCCCTGTCGGTGAAGACCGCGATGCTGGCCGTGGCGGGCCCCGGCGAGAAGCTGCTGCTGTCGCGCAACGCGCACAAGTCGGTGATCGCGGCCGTGGTCGTCAACGGCGTCGAACCGATCTGGGTGCACCCCGAGTTCGACACCGAGCGGCACCTCGCCCACCCGCCGGAACCCGACGACGTACGCCGCCGGTTGCGGGAACACCCGGACGCCAAGGGCATGTTGCTGATCACGCCCGTCGACTGGGGCACCTGCGCCGACGTCCGGGGCGTGGCCCGGGTGTGCCACGAGTTCGGCGTCCCCCTCCTCGTGGACGAGGCATGGGGCGCCCACCTTCCCTTCCACCCCGGGCTGCCCGCCTGGGGCATGGACGCCGAGGCCGACCTGGTGGTCACCAGCGTCCACAAGATGGGCGGCGCCATCGAACAGAGTTCCGTCTTCCACCTCCAGTACGACCGAGTGTCGCCGGAGGTCCTCAAACAGCGGGAGGACCTGCTCGGTACCACCAGCGCCTCCACCCTGGTGTACGCCTCCCTCGACGGCTGGCGCCGCCAGATGGTCGAGCAGGGGCACGAGCTGCTGGACGCCGCGCTGCACCGCGCCGAACGGATCCGTACCGCGGCCGGCGATCTGCCGGGCCTGCGGCCCATGGGCCGGGAGGTCGTCGAGGAGGGACTCGCCGCCGACTTCGACCCCTTGAAGATCGTGATCGACGTACGGGAGCTGGGCATCAGCGGTATGCAGGCGGCCGAATGGCTGCGGGTCGAGCGCCACGTGGACGTCGGCGGCTCCGACACCTGCCGTATCAGCGCCTCGATCACCCACGCCGACGACGACGAGACCGAGAAGATCCTGCTGGACGCGCTGAACGCGCTCGTCGACGGCGCCGACTCCATCGAACGGCAGTCGGCGGTCCACCTGCCCGAGCCCTCGGACCTGGAGCTGGAACAGGCCATGGTGCCGCGCGAGGCGTTCTTCGCGGAGGTGGAGCATGTGCCCGCCGAGCGGGCGGCGGGCCGTATCGCGGCGGAGATGATCAGTCCCTACCCGCCGGGTGTCCCCGCGATCGCCCCCGGAGAAGTGATCACCGACGCCGTCCTCGACCACCTCCGCAGCGGTGCCGAGCACGGCGTCCTCATCCCGGACGCGGCGGACTCCTCGATCCGGACCCTGCGGGTGGTGGCGCGCCACTGA
- a CDS encoding DUF6098 family protein yields the protein MSTLEELPVLRSLGDLAALVRRAPGLHVRWSHGPAGDQDRAASRDGLTGVRLPGLSANPLDLEPWWKDRPLELWVARRLYDYSHLPREKGPGVRPWVLRGRIEGRGPDNEPLLGDVEPIAWIDEAVIEEAQATVACQEGEWGPMQRDPEESPEESGPEESGSGRHEARD from the coding sequence ATGAGCACCCTGGAGGAACTCCCCGTCCTGCGGTCCCTCGGTGACCTGGCGGCCCTGGTGCGGCGCGCCCCCGGCCTCCATGTGCGCTGGTCGCACGGTCCCGCGGGCGATCAGGACCGCGCGGCGAGCAGGGACGGCCTCACGGGCGTACGACTGCCGGGGCTGTCCGCCAATCCGCTCGATCTGGAGCCCTGGTGGAAGGACCGGCCGCTCGAGCTCTGGGTGGCCCGCCGGCTGTACGACTACTCGCACCTTCCGCGTGAGAAGGGCCCGGGGGTCCGCCCGTGGGTCCTGCGCGGCCGGATCGAGGGCAGGGGTCCCGACAACGAGCCCCTGCTCGGTGACGTGGAGCCCATCGCGTGGATCGACGAGGCGGTCATCGAAGAGGCCCAGGCGACGGTGGCCTGCCAGGAGGGTGAGTGGGGCCCCATGCAGCGCGATCCCGAGGAGTCGCCCGAGGAGTCCGGGCCCGAGGAGTCCGGGAGCGGGCGGCACGAAGCCCGCGACTGA
- a CDS encoding glycosyltransferase family 9 protein, whose translation MKALVVCPDGFGGVLLAGPAVRTVATRAASVTVLCRPEGVPAARLLPHVDSVLPWDDGGPPATDEDGPDSMVGTLRDGAYDLALVLGPDGRGPAPFVDLLRSAGIRRVADDCAALGLRRRAGDDGRLRVVPTPDTTGLTGNGPYVVVQPGPDAPEGGAAAECCAETVAALADAGHRVVVTGGPAERASTRRISGDTAVDLGGRTDARTLAGVLRAADVVVAGAPGPAHLAAATGTPVVSLSCPVLPAERAAPYGVPRVLLGDRDGTGGDGGPHRITPEHVVRAVQDLIDEGVR comes from the coding sequence GTGAAGGCGCTGGTCGTGTGCCCGGACGGTTTCGGCGGCGTCCTCCTGGCCGGTCCCGCCGTGCGGACCGTCGCGACGAGGGCCGCGTCCGTGACGGTGCTGTGTCGCCCCGAGGGCGTCCCGGCGGCCCGCCTGCTGCCCCACGTCGACTCCGTCCTGCCCTGGGACGACGGCGGTCCGCCCGCTACGGACGAGGACGGCCCCGACAGCATGGTGGGCACCCTGCGGGACGGTGCGTACGACCTCGCTCTCGTCCTCGGTCCGGACGGCCGCGGTCCCGCGCCGTTCGTGGACCTGCTGCGCAGCGCGGGGATACGGCGGGTCGCGGACGACTGCGCCGCGCTGGGCCTTCGCCGAAGGGCAGGAGACGACGGCCGGCTGCGCGTGGTGCCGACCCCCGACACGACCGGCCTCACCGGAAACGGCCCGTACGTGGTCGTGCAGCCCGGGCCGGACGCGCCGGAAGGCGGCGCGGCCGCCGAGTGCTGTGCGGAGACGGTCGCCGCTCTCGCGGACGCCGGCCATCGGGTCGTCGTCACCGGCGGGCCCGCCGAGCGGGCGTCGACCCGGCGGATCAGCGGTGACACGGCCGTCGATCTCGGGGGCCGTACGGACGCGCGGACACTGGCCGGTGTGCTGCGCGCCGCCGATGTGGTCGTCGCCGGTGCACCGGGCCCGGCGCACCTGGCGGCTGCCACCGGCACCCCCGTCGTCTCGCTCTCCTGCCCCGTCCTGCCCGCCGAGCGCGCGGCGCCGTACGGCGTGCCCAGGGTTCTGCTGGGCGACCGGGACGGCACCGGCGGGGACGGCGGTCCGCACCGGATCACTCCCGAGCACGTGGTCCGGGCTGTTCAGGACCTGATCGACGAAGGAGTGCGATGA
- a CDS encoding NAD-dependent epimerase/dehydratase family protein: MRADDGRVVSTFVRQALAGEPLTVAGDGRQTRSLCFVDDTVEGVLLVAASRSVRPVNMGGGEDEETSVLLLARRVIELTGSDSTVCFVDRPAGEAGRRVPDTTWVRKLFGWNPRVSWREGLERTVAHFTRTSPSSAPGTDVRGEGAP, translated from the coding sequence ATGCGGGCCGACGACGGCCGGGTGGTGTCCACCTTCGTCCGGCAGGCCCTGGCCGGTGAACCGCTGACCGTCGCGGGCGACGGCCGGCAGACGCGGTCGCTGTGCTTCGTCGACGACACGGTCGAGGGCGTGCTGCTGGTGGCGGCCTCGCGGTCCGTGCGCCCGGTCAACATGGGCGGCGGCGAGGACGAGGAGACGAGCGTCCTACTCCTCGCCCGTCGGGTGATCGAGCTGACCGGCTCGGACTCGACGGTGTGCTTCGTCGACCGCCCCGCCGGCGAGGCGGGGCGCCGCGTGCCCGACACCACCTGGGTCCGGAAGTTGTTCGGCTGGAACCCGAGGGTGTCGTGGCGGGAGGGCCTGGAGCGGACCGTCGCCCACTTCACCCGCACGTCCCCGTCCAGCGCCCCGGGGACGGACGTCCGAGGGGAGGGGGCGCCGTGA
- a CDS encoding MFS transporter — translation MRWWSLANFLSNAGTWMQLTVQNLLVLQITGSAAATGLSISVQAAPALLVSLLGGAAVDRWPRKVTAAVSQALLGGVAFVTAVLVALDRLDLTALMVLAAVTGLVATVDGPACALLGNDLVRKEDVPSAIGVGSLVHSAGRLAGAGLAGVTVAFLGTAAAYTANGLSFLFVASVIPFLRPVREVPQGAGTATAAVPAQRGAEPKAGSSDMTVRQGLAFFARRPRLVALAGITGISAVFGRNYGLTLAVLVTGPLAGGAGAFGTVSTVLAVGGILGAVVGARLRRPSVRLVGLLAAGGALLQVVAGFSPSLTVLLVLVLPMAVLESVSDTAGTTVLQTDPPAHLRGRVLGVWGSISTVWGLGGPPVLGLLMELAGARGALATGGLVVAGAIGAGFALRGRRTTPPEALDVEEHGVRDLAPDAAVVATHDAVKRPGLSTAA, via the coding sequence ATGCGCTGGTGGTCCCTCGCGAACTTCCTGTCCAACGCGGGGACCTGGATGCAGCTCACGGTGCAGAACCTTCTGGTCCTGCAGATCACCGGCTCCGCCGCCGCGACCGGGCTGTCCATCTCCGTCCAGGCCGCTCCCGCGTTGCTCGTGAGCCTCCTGGGCGGCGCTGCCGTGGACCGCTGGCCCCGCAAGGTGACGGCTGCCGTCAGCCAGGCCCTGCTGGGCGGGGTGGCGTTCGTGACCGCCGTCCTCGTCGCGCTGGACCGGCTCGACCTGACCGCGCTGATGGTGCTGGCCGCCGTGACCGGGCTCGTCGCGACGGTCGACGGCCCCGCCTGCGCGCTCCTCGGCAACGATCTGGTCCGCAAGGAGGACGTGCCGTCCGCCATCGGTGTGGGCTCGCTGGTGCACAGCGCGGGACGGCTAGCCGGGGCCGGGCTCGCCGGCGTGACCGTCGCGTTCCTCGGCACGGCCGCCGCGTACACCGCCAACGGACTGTCGTTCCTGTTCGTCGCCTCGGTCATTCCGTTCCTCCGTCCGGTGCGCGAGGTGCCACAGGGCGCCGGGACCGCCACGGCCGCCGTTCCCGCCCAGCGGGGGGCCGAGCCGAAGGCCGGGAGCTCGGACATGACGGTGCGTCAGGGGCTCGCCTTCTTCGCGCGCCGGCCCCGCCTGGTCGCGCTGGCCGGGATCACCGGGATCAGCGCGGTGTTCGGGCGGAACTACGGGCTCACCCTGGCCGTGCTCGTCACCGGGCCTCTCGCGGGCGGCGCCGGGGCGTTCGGCACGGTCTCGACCGTGCTCGCCGTGGGCGGCATCCTCGGCGCGGTCGTCGGCGCCCGGCTGCGCAGGCCGTCGGTACGGCTGGTCGGCCTGCTGGCGGCCGGGGGAGCCCTGCTCCAGGTGGTGGCCGGGTTCTCCCCGTCGCTCACCGTGCTGCTGGTGCTCGTCCTGCCGATGGCCGTGTTGGAATCCGTCTCCGACACCGCGGGCACCACCGTCCTGCAGACCGATCCGCCCGCCCACCTCCGGGGCCGGGTGCTCGGCGTCTGGGGCAGCATCAGCACGGTCTGGGGGCTCGGCGGGCCCCCGGTACTCGGTCTGCTGATGGAGCTGGCCGGGGCGCGCGGCGCCCTCGCGACCGGCGGCCTCGTCGTCGCGGGCGCCATCGGAGCCGGCTTCGCCCTCCGCGGCCGCCGGACCACACCGCCGGAGGCCCTGGACGTGGAGGAGCACGGGGTGCGGGACCTCGCCCCCGACGCGGCGGTCGTCGCAACACACGACGCCGTGAAGCGACCGGGGCTGAGCACCGCCGCCTGA
- the rfaE2 gene encoding D-glycero-beta-D-manno-heptose 1-phosphate adenylyltransferase, giving the protein MTGRGPLVVVGDTLLDEDIEGTATRLSPDAPAPVVDVTGSRCRPGGAGLAAALAAGDGRDVLLVTALGDDEAGDVVRRELGGRVRLVELPLDGTLPVKTRVLAGGRPVVRMDRGGGTPGTPDAAVREALEGAAAVLVADYGRRTADAVRDLLAAVAPRTPLVWDPHPKGGAPVPGARLVTPNAAETRVLCPGGETSTRPDITQAQSRRAGEAPTRAPALPAGEDASLRAYAERGAELADRWRAAGVAVTLGERGALLTGAGGGTPMLVPAPYRAVGDPCGAGDCFAAATVAALAEGALPEEAVQRAVAEAAAFVAAGGAGNPALWCAERAAQPVEEPGGDAFALAERVRARGGTVVATGGCFDLLHAGHVGLLESARRIGDCLIVCLNSDASLARRKGPDRPLTPQADRARVLAALGSVDAVVVFEEDTPEALLRRLRPDVWVKGGDYAVQDLPEAEVLRAWGGQAVVLPYLDGRSTTLLARRAARAAVPIGPSKPRGR; this is encoded by the coding sequence ATGACCGGGCGCGGGCCGCTCGTGGTCGTCGGGGACACTCTGCTCGACGAGGACATCGAGGGCACGGCCACCCGGTTGTCCCCGGACGCGCCCGCGCCCGTCGTGGACGTCACCGGCAGCCGGTGCCGCCCGGGCGGCGCCGGACTCGCCGCCGCGCTGGCGGCCGGGGACGGTCGTGACGTGCTGCTGGTGACCGCGCTGGGCGACGACGAGGCCGGCGACGTCGTGCGCCGGGAGCTGGGCGGCCGGGTCCGGCTCGTCGAACTGCCCCTGGACGGCACCCTCCCGGTGAAGACCCGGGTCCTCGCGGGCGGCCGCCCCGTCGTCCGGATGGACCGGGGCGGTGGCACGCCCGGCACACCGGACGCGGCCGTGCGGGAGGCGCTGGAGGGGGCCGCCGCGGTCCTGGTCGCCGACTACGGCCGACGCACGGCGGACGCCGTACGGGATCTCCTGGCGGCCGTCGCTCCCCGGACGCCCCTGGTGTGGGACCCCCACCCCAAGGGCGGCGCTCCCGTCCCCGGCGCGCGGCTCGTCACGCCGAACGCGGCCGAGACGCGGGTCCTGTGCCCCGGCGGGGAGACATCGACGCGCCCGGACATCACACAGGCCCAGAGCCGGCGCGCGGGGGAAGCCCCGACCCGGGCGCCTGCCCTGCCCGCAGGCGAGGACGCCTCGCTGCGCGCGTACGCCGAGCGGGGCGCCGAACTGGCCGACCGCTGGCGGGCGGCGGGGGTGGCCGTGACGCTGGGCGAGCGGGGCGCGCTGCTGACCGGGGCCGGCGGCGGCACGCCGATGCTGGTCCCGGCGCCCTACCGGGCCGTCGGCGATCCGTGCGGTGCGGGCGACTGCTTCGCGGCCGCGACGGTCGCGGCGCTCGCGGAGGGCGCGCTCCCGGAGGAGGCCGTCCAGCGGGCGGTCGCCGAGGCCGCCGCGTTCGTCGCGGCGGGCGGCGCGGGCAACCCGGCGCTGTGGTGCGCGGAACGCGCGGCCCAGCCGGTCGAGGAGCCGGGTGGCGACGCGTTCGCGCTGGCGGAGCGGGTGCGGGCGCGCGGCGGCACGGTGGTGGCCACCGGCGGCTGCTTCGACCTGCTGCACGCCGGCCATGTGGGCCTGCTGGAGAGCGCCCGGCGCATCGGCGACTGTCTGATCGTGTGCCTCAACTCGGACGCGTCCCTCGCCCGCCGCAAGGGCCCTGACCGGCCGCTCACCCCGCAGGCCGACCGTGCCCGGGTGCTCGCGGCCCTCGGCAGCGTCGACGCGGTCGTGGTCTTCGAGGAGGACACGCCCGAGGCGCTGCTGCGGCGGCTGCGGCCCGACGTCTGGGTCAAGGGCGGCGACTACGCCGTCCAGGACCTCCCCGAGGCGGAGGTGCTGCGCGCGTGGGGCGGCCAGGCGGTCGTCCTGCCGTACCTCGACGGTCGCTCGACCACCCTGCTCGCCCGCCGGGCGGCACGGGCCGCCGTACCGATCGGCCCCTCGAAGCCCCGGGGCCGGTGA
- a CDS encoding D-sedoheptulose-7-phosphate isomerase, whose amino-acid sequence MAEFPTTPVLDAAHLHCRSLEQTLGRLRRDSLGRIAEWGGLLAGVLATGGRLLAAGNGGSAAQAQHLTAELVGRYRQERPAYSAIALHAETSSVTAIGNDYGFDHVFARQVSAHGRPGDLLLLLSTSGRSANLITAAVTGRRAGLRVWAMTGPSPNPLADAADETLAIDADSTATVQEAHLVAVHLLCECFDAALAEPPLGSAVGAGTRRPVPARGRVS is encoded by the coding sequence ATGGCTGAATTCCCCACGACCCCCGTACTGGACGCCGCGCACCTGCACTGCCGGTCCCTGGAACAGACCCTCGGCCGGCTCCGCCGCGACAGCCTCGGCCGGATCGCCGAGTGGGGCGGCCTGCTCGCCGGCGTCCTGGCGACCGGCGGCAGACTGCTCGCGGCGGGCAACGGCGGCAGCGCCGCCCAGGCCCAGCACCTGACCGCCGAACTGGTGGGCCGCTACCGGCAGGAACGGCCGGCGTACTCGGCGATCGCCCTGCACGCGGAGACCTCCAGCGTGACGGCGATCGGCAACGACTACGGCTTCGACCATGTCTTCGCCCGGCAGGTCTCCGCCCACGGCCGCCCCGGAGATCTGCTTCTGCTGCTGTCCACGTCCGGCCGCAGCGCCAACCTGATCACCGCGGCCGTCACGGGCCGCCGGGCGGGCCTGCGGGTCTGGGCGATGACCGGGCCCTCGCCCAATCCGCTGGCCGACGCCGCCGACGAGACGCTGGCCATCGACGCCGACAGCACGGCGACCGTCCAGGAGGCCCACCTGGTCGCGGTGCACCTGCTGTGCGAGTGCTTCGACGCCGCCCTCGCCGAGCCACCGCTCGGATCCGCCGTCGGCGCCGGGACCCGTCGTCCGGTACCGGCCCGGGGGAGGGTGTCATGA
- a CDS encoding glycosyltransferase: MNSILTPFRLGSVTPAPRPRSIALVSEHASPLAVLGGVDAGGQNVHVAALACTLADRGHEVTVYTRRDAPDLPDRVRMRAGVEVHHVPAGPPEQVPKDELLPYMGDFARHLVRVWRERPPDVVHSHFWMSGVASLRAARELGLPLLHTYHALGAVKRRHQQLADTSPPARIALERNVGLGCDRIIATCRDEVDELARMGVPAGQATIVPCGVDTDLFTPRGPAMARGSLPHRILQLGRLVPRKGAGVAVAALALLPDVELVVAGGPPADRLDDDPEVRRLRALADEAGVADRVRFTGGVPSQEVPPLLRGADVVVCPADYEPFGIVPLEAMACGRPVVASAVGGQLDTVADPGTGRLVPPRDPGSLARAVGELLAGPAARAACGETGRRRVLRRYCWDRVAAATEAAYEEVVDARPAMTGVV; this comes from the coding sequence ATGAACTCGATCCTCACCCCTTTCCGGCTCGGCAGCGTCACCCCCGCTCCGCGCCCCCGGTCGATCGCACTGGTCTCGGAGCACGCGAGCCCCCTCGCCGTCCTCGGCGGAGTGGACGCGGGCGGGCAGAACGTCCACGTCGCCGCGCTCGCCTGCACCCTGGCCGACCGGGGCCACGAGGTGACCGTGTACACCCGCCGCGACGCGCCGGACCTGCCGGACCGGGTGCGCATGCGTGCCGGGGTGGAGGTGCACCATGTGCCCGCCGGCCCGCCGGAGCAGGTTCCGAAGGACGAACTCCTGCCGTACATGGGGGACTTCGCACGCCATCTGGTCCGCGTGTGGCGGGAGCGGCCGCCGGACGTGGTGCACTCGCACTTCTGGATGTCGGGTGTCGCCTCCCTGCGTGCCGCCCGCGAGCTGGGGCTGCCGCTGCTGCACACGTACCACGCGCTGGGCGCGGTGAAGCGACGGCACCAGCAGCTCGCCGACACGAGCCCGCCCGCGCGCATCGCGCTGGAGCGGAACGTGGGTCTCGGCTGCGACCGGATCATCGCCACCTGCCGCGACGAGGTCGACGAACTCGCCCGCATGGGCGTGCCGGCCGGTCAGGCCACGATCGTGCCCTGCGGGGTGGACACCGACCTGTTCACCCCGCGCGGCCCCGCCATGGCGCGTGGATCCCTCCCCCACCGGATCCTGCAGCTGGGGCGGCTGGTCCCGCGCAAGGGCGCGGGCGTCGCGGTCGCCGCCCTCGCCCTGCTGCCCGACGTCGAACTCGTGGTGGCCGGCGGCCCCCCGGCGGACCGGCTCGACGACGACCCGGAGGTCCGCAGGCTGCGCGCCCTCGCCGACGAGGCGGGGGTGGCGGACCGGGTCCGCTTCACCGGCGGGGTGCCCAGCCAGGAGGTGCCGCCGCTGCTGCGCGGCGCCGACGTGGTGGTGTGCCCCGCGGACTACGAGCCGTTCGGCATCGTCCCGCTGGAGGCGATGGCCTGCGGCCGGCCGGTGGTCGCCAGCGCGGTGGGCGGGCAGCTCGACACGGTCGCCGACCCGGGCACCGGGCGGCTGGTGCCGCCGCGCGACCCGGGGTCGCTCGCGCGCGCCGTGGGCGAACTCCTCGCCGGCCCCGCGGCCCGCGCGGCCTGCGGGGAGACCGGCCGCCGTCGCGTGCTGCGCCGCTACTGCTGGGACCGCGTCGCCGCGGCGACCGAGGCGGCGTACGAGGAGGTCGTCGACGCCCGGCCCGCCATGACCGGCGTGGTCTGA
- a CDS encoding glycosyltransferase yields MNILLWHVHGSWTTAFVQGPHTYLVPVTPDRGPDGLGRARTFSWPASVREVTPEELRETPVDLVILQRPHELELAERWLGGRRPGRDVPAVHLEHNAPDGDVPNTRHPFADRDDLTLVHVTHFNRLFWDCGSTRTEVIEHGIVDPGHQYTGRLARAAVVVNEPVRRGRHTGTDLLPALADAAPLDVFGMRTEGLAARLGLPEERCRGADLPQHELHAALAERRLYLHPVRWTSLGLSLLEAMHLGMPVVALATTEAVEAVPPGAGTLSTRPEVLARAARLYLEDPAAAAADGARARQAALERYGLKRFLDDWERVMTEARS; encoded by the coding sequence ATGAACATCCTGCTGTGGCACGTGCACGGCTCCTGGACCACGGCCTTCGTGCAGGGCCCGCACACCTACCTCGTTCCGGTCACGCCGGACCGCGGGCCGGACGGCCTCGGCCGGGCCCGTACGTTCTCCTGGCCGGCCTCGGTGCGCGAGGTGACGCCCGAGGAGCTGCGGGAGACACCGGTGGACCTGGTGATCCTGCAACGGCCGCACGAACTGGAGCTCGCCGAGCGATGGCTGGGCGGTCGCCGTCCCGGGCGCGACGTACCCGCCGTCCATCTGGAGCACAACGCCCCGGACGGCGACGTCCCGAACACCCGGCACCCGTTCGCCGACCGCGACGACCTGACGCTCGTTCATGTCACCCACTTCAACCGGCTGTTCTGGGACTGCGGCTCCACCCGCACCGAGGTGATCGAGCACGGCATCGTCGACCCGGGCCATCAGTACACCGGGCGGCTCGCGCGCGCGGCCGTCGTGGTCAACGAGCCGGTGCGGCGCGGCCGTCACACCGGCACCGACCTGTTGCCCGCCCTCGCCGACGCCGCCCCTCTGGACGTGTTCGGCATGCGCACCGAGGGGCTCGCCGCGCGGCTCGGCCTGCCGGAGGAACGCTGTCGCGGCGCCGACCTGCCGCAGCACGAGCTGCACGCCGCCCTGGCCGAACGCCGCCTGTATCTGCACCCGGTGCGCTGGACGTCGCTCGGGCTCTCCCTGCTGGAGGCGATGCATCTGGGCATGCCGGTCGTGGCCCTCGCCACCACCGAGGCCGTCGAGGCGGTCCCGCCGGGCGCCGGCACCCTGTCCACCCGGCCCGAGGTGCTGGCCCGGGCCGCACGCCTCTATCTGGAGGACCCCGCAGCGGCGGCCGCCGACGGTGCGCGCGCCCGGCAGGCGGCCCTCGAACGCTACGGGCTCAAGCGCTTCCTGGACGACTGGGAGCGTGTGATGACGGAGGCGCGCTCATGA